The following is a genomic window from Hydrogenobaculum sp. Y04AAS1.
ATGAAATATAACCCAACTGGTGATACTCTTGCTATAGCTTTAGAATCGGAAGGTTTTTTAGAAAGCGCTAAAAACAACTATCAAAAGGCTATAGAGTATTTTGATGAGGCTTTAAAACATGCTAAATCAGATTTTATAAAATCAGATATAATGGCTTTAAAAGGTCTTGCTTATTATCACATAGGAAATCTTGATAAGGCAAAATCTATTTTAGAAAAAGCTCAAAAACTTGCCAAAAAATCAAAAAACCACGATGCAAGGGCTATAGCCTTGCTCTCTTTAGGCGAGATAGCAAGAGAAAACAAAGATTATAAAGACGCCTTGACGCTTTTATCAGAAGGCTATCAAGAGGCTCTGGAAGCGGATGATAGTTATTGGGAGTCTATGGCGTATGCGTATCTTGGTTTTTATTATAAGGATACTGGAGACCCCATAAAAGCTAGAGCCTATATCCAAGGAGCTATAGAATATCTCAATCAAATACATGCAGATAAAGAGGTACAATATCTTCAATCTTGGTTAAATGGATTACAATAAACTAAAGATATTTTTTAGGCTTTTAAGGGTAAAACAATATACAAAAAATCTAATGCTTTTTATCCCTATCGTCTTTGCAAGGGAAGTGTTTAATAAAACTTTGTTCTTAAATACAAGCCTTGTCTTTATAGGATTTTGCCTTATAGCATCTTCCACATATATATTAAATGATATAATAGATGCGCCAAAAGACAGGCTTCACCCTAAGAAAAAAAATAGGCCCATAGCAAAGGGCGATATATCTATCAAGCTTGCATCTTTTATAGGAATATCTTTGTTTATAACAGGATCTATATTTGTGATTAGAATCTCAATGCTTGCCTTTGCCATGTCTATGGTGTATGTATTAAATAGCTTTGTTTACAGCTTTTATTTTAAGAAAAAACAGCTTTTTGATGTGTTTTTTATAGCCTTTGGATTTTTAATAAGGATATACATAGGTGCTTTTGCGGCATATGTGGATGTGTCTCCTTATCTGTTTTTAGATATGTTTTTTATAAGCCTTTACCTTGGTTTTGGTAAAAGAAGGTATGAGTTATTTACAATGGAAGAAAAAAGCGAGGACTTTAAAGAGGTTTTAAAGTATTACAGCGTTTATTATCTTGACCAGCTCATGGTAATATCGGCCACTTTGGGCCTTGGCATATATACTATGTATACTCTAAGTATACCTAGTAAAATATTTTTTTACAGCGTTATAATAGCCACTTTTGGCATATTTAGGTATTACCATATAACCCATAACTTAAAAAGTGGAGAGCCCTCAGAAGAGCTTTTAAACGATAAGCTTATACTTCTTAGTGCTATAGCTCTTGTGTTGTACGACGGGGTTATACTATACTTTCATTTTTAAAACCCAGATAAAGAAGATTTTAAAATACCGTTTAACTTATCTATAGCTTTTAGTGTAGAAGGTTTTAAGTTCTTATCAAGAGAGCTTACGACTTCGGGGTTAAAATAAGACACAAAAGTTTTGCCTTCTTTTTGGTATATCACGATCCTACAAGGGGCAAAAGCTCCTATATCTTTGAAATCGCTCAATATATATCTTCCCCATTTGGCGTTGCAAGAGTATAGTATATCTACATTTTTTGTTTGATATTGATGAGGTACTGTCATATCGTTTGATTCTAAAGAGCTTTTTATAAATGTTTTAGCATCGTTAAAATCCATATTGTAGGGCATATTTACAAAAAGCGCTAAGCTCTGATATGAAGAAGTTTTTGATATGTTAAACTTTAGATCTTTTAATATCTTATTTTGTATATCTTTCAAAGTTTTTAGGCTTTTAGTATCATAACCTATTAAAAGCCCAACATAATAAATATTTGGGACTACTATGTAAGATTTGCCATTTTCTTTGTAGGTTAACACGCTAAAAGGCAACGCATTACCAATTAGGGGATTTTTTTCTAACAGCTTGTCTGTATATTTCGTATTGTAGATATATACTTTGTATGGTATGAAGTTTTTATCGTAGGCTTCCATCGTTTTTTGTATATCAAAAATATACAAAAGCTTAAAATCTTTGTTGAGATTTTTTACATAAGAGGCCGGAGCCTCTTCTTTGAAGTATATTGGGTTTGCATAAGCTAATCCTACGCCAATAAGGAGCCCAACACCAAACAATATTTTTTTCATAAGCACTCCTATGTGGTGGTGTAGTTGTAAGGTTCGTCTAATACTTTGAAAAGATTTCTTGGGTTTGTGTTTATCTCTATATGTCTTTTGGATTTTATATAATTTATCAAAAGCTCATATGCAGGTATTGGCTTTGCATCTTGAACTAAAGTACCTATTTTGTAAAGCTCACCCCCGTATGTAGCAGCTACATACTCTTTGTTTGGCTCTAAGTCTTTGCCGTTTATTTTGATCACTTGAAATCTCTTGCCTTCAGGTTCATTTATCTTTATCTCGTAATATACATTTTTTGATAGTCTTGGCATATCTCCACCTTGTTGGTATATGGGATTTGGATTGAATACGTTATCTGCCATATCCTCTAAGAGAGATTTTATTTGAGAGCCTTTTAATTTAAATACATAAACGTTTGGATATGTAATAGCGGTAAAATCGTATACATCGTTTATGGTTATATCTTGACCAGGTAATAGCGTAGCTCCCCATCTATACCCCGGTGAAAATACTATGTCAATACCATGATAATAATCCATTATAGCATCGTTGGCAAGCTCATCAAAAGTACTGTAAAATGTATCTCTTTTGTATATCAGTGAAGATGTGGTGCCTATTTTTGTATTTAGTTTTTCATCATATGGAGCAAATACCTCTTTTAAGAGCTTTTCAGAATCTTCGTCTGGTTTTATAATATTTGTAGCCACTGGTATAAGTTTAAAGGATATATCTTGAAGTTTTCCTTTTGAGGCTTTTAGGTCAATCCTACCTACAAACTTGCCGTGAGATCCAGCCACCACTATATACGTGTTGTTGTATCTTAGGACTTTTGGTGTTATATCGTGAGTATGTCCGCTTATTATAATGTCTATACCATGTACATACTTGGTAAGGGCTATATCAAGAGGTAATCCGTCGTGAGATTGGAGTATCACTACATCTACTTTGTGTTTGTCTCTTAACTCATTTACATATTTTTGCATAGAATCCATGTTTATACCAAAAGTCCAACCCTCTACAAACTTAGCTGGGTTTGATATGGGGGTATATGGGAAAGAGTTTCCTACTATGCCTATTTTAACACCACCTATTTCTTTTACTACATATGGTTTGAAAGGAAGCTCTCCAAACTCATCTTGTATGTTTTGAGATATAAACTCTCCTTTAAATTCTTTTATACGTTTTAGAAACTCTTCTTTTCCAAGGGTAAAGTCCCAGTGCCCTACAAAAAGATCATAACCCACTAAATTCATCCAATCTAACATGGATTTTCCTTTGGTAAAAAGTGTAATAGCGGATGTAGCAAGAGTATCGCCGTTGTCCAATATAAGAGTGTTTTCTCTGCCTCTTTCATGGACTATATCTTTTATTATACGGGCTATATGAGAAACCCCGCCCATTATGCCGTATTTGTGGGCAAGCTCTATAAAGTGTACATTTGTATCAAAATAACAATCTAACGTATCTGGCTTTAAGCCGTAAAACTTTAGAAACTCATAACCTGCTATAAACCCAGGAGTACCCGCTAAGTTTTTAGGACCTACTAAGTTTGCAGGTTCTCTAAAATAAAGGGGTTTCATATGACCATGGGTATCTGTGGTAAATACAATACTTGCTTTACCAACTGGCCTAAAGCTCATTAGATCATCGTATGTTAACTTGTTTACTTTTGCTACAGCACTTATAGGGTCTGTAGCTATTCCTACACCTACTACACTAAGAAGTTCTAAAAAATCTCTTCTAGTAAGGTTCATATAAACTCCTTCAAGAAAGCTCTAAATTAAAATCATGCTCAAAACTTTTACCGTGGTTATCGGTAAATACCATCTTTACAGTGCCAGCTTCAATAGCTTTAAAATCAAGACCAAATATTGGATTTGAAGATACACCGGGACCGTTTTTTATAGTAGCTATCTTTTGGCCATTTAAAGATATATCTATCGTAGTTATATAGTTTGCTGGTATAAGTTTACCAGTTTTTGGATCTTTTATGGTACCTGGGTCCATTGGATGCTTTACTAAAAACATCAACTTTGCCACATCACCTTTTTTAGGCTTGTTTGGTATAACTCTTACTATAACTGGTACGCTCATAAAACCTCCTTTTTAATTAAGCTCTTTGAAAAAGGACACACCAACCCATTGGGCTTATTCTGCCAGCCACCACTTCACACCTTCCATTCATCATACCACCACCCATCATACCCATACTTCCCATCATATCCATATGGCAAGGATGCGGATTATTATGACCTGGCGGGATAAAAAATTTACACATACAACACATCTCTCCATCGTGGGGATGATATTGATATTTCACAGCGGACTTTGGTTCTAAAGTGCTTAATTTATAAGCTTTTGAGATAAAAGGGATAAATCCAATGGCTATAAGCTTTATAAAAGACCTTCTATCCACAGCCGCCTACTGTTACTTTGGTAAATTTAAAATCTCCTATCAAAGATCCGTCTTTTAAAAGCGCAATACCTCTTACATACGAACTCTGAGCCATTCTTATGGGTACTTGAAAGAATGCTTTTCCACTAAGAGGAGTAAGTTCTATATGAGATATATGTGGATCTGGGTTTTCATCTACAAATATATGAAGAGATTTTATATCCTCTATGGGATAATCTGCTTCTACAGACACTGGCACATGAAGTCCATTTTCTGCTATAGTAGGAGCGCTCAATTTTACCTTAGGGTCTTGCTTTACATCTTTTAGGCTTTTACCAAAAACCTTTTGAAGGGATTTCTCTATCTTCTCTAAACCCTTTTTATCCTCTTGGGGTGTTGCTGGGGCACCAAGAGATAAAACAGGTACTTCAAGAAGCGGGGCAAATGTTAGTCCAAGCCACGCACCGGTGCCAAGTTTAAATAGCTCTCTTCTGTTTAACATGAAAGGCCTCCTTTTTTAGCATTTAAACATATGTAGTTTAAGGTTTTTAAAAATGCTTTTGGGTTCATATCTCCAAAGGTTTTAAAGATAATGGTGTTTGACTTCGGATTTATGAATATAGAAGTTGGGGTTCCAAAGACCCCCAATTTCCTACCAAGGGCTTTGCCAAAGTTTGAATTTAAGTCTACACTTGATACTATGAAGTGATTGTCCATAAACTTTGACACATTTTGATTTGACAGCGTAAACATCTCCAGGTGCTTACAGTCCTCGCAGTTATCTTGATAAAAATAAACCATGAGGGGTTTATCTTGGGCTTTTGCTATATTAAAACCCTCTTTAAAATTGTACCAAGCACCCAAAGCTATATAAGGTATTATGGCTAAAAGCAGTATAACCTTTCTCATGGTCTTATGTAAGCGTATCCTTCGTGTTCTAACTTTGCGATCTCAAGTATGCCAGCGGGTATTACTTTTGCAAAACTTACTACATCTTTTGGTGATATGTGATAAGCGTTTAAAGATTCATGACACACTCTAAAATGTACTACACCTTCTTGTTGATAGGCTTGAAGTTGCATCTGCATATCAATGAGATTGTTAGCCAGGTTTGTATCTTTAGCAAAAGGCGTATTATCAAGGCTATTTAGCATGTATTTTATAGCAGGTCCATAAAAAACAAGGTAAAGCTGGAGATTTTTGGGATTGTTGCCGGTGTTGTGAGTAAGATTTCTGAGGTTGTTCATGATAAACTGAAACTTTGCATCATTCCCAGTATGCACATCAAACACTATCTTCACTGGATTTGCCAAAGCTAATGCGCTCATCATCATAAAAGCTACAATACCTTTCTTTAACATAAAACCTCCTTAAAATTTGAGTATATTATAAAATAATGAAGTTTCCATGAACTCAATAGACTAATTGAAGTTGTAACGTATAATCTACAAAGCTTTTGCCACATCCACCGCTCATTGGGCTTCCTCCTACACATTCAGCTGTTTTGACCACGGTATTTGGATTTACAAAGTCGGCTCCTAAGGATACTTTTGCAGATTGATTTGCTATATAATAGTTTAAATATATAGATAGGTTGTCTATTTTGCCGTCTTGATAAGAACCGTTTGGGGCTTTTAATATATTGTTTGGATTAGGAGATACCGTACCGCTTGAGGAAACCGCATATACATTTTTGTTGGTGTAAGATTCATATCTCAGAGCCAATGCTGGTTTACCAATGCCTACAAATCTATCGTAAAGCCACTGGGTTTGTAAATAATATCCATCTGATTCAGGTTTGTTACCGTATTTATCCCCAAAACCTAAGTCTTTATTTACTATATAACCGGCTTGAAACTGCGGCGCAAAATTACCAAATTTATTTTCATAAAATATATCAATATCGTAAGCTTTTGATGTGACAGATGAAGCAGGTATTATTATATTTTGAGAAGGGTTATTAGGATTTGGCACTTGGCAGTTTGAAGTAGGCAAACCGTTGCACTCCCTTTTTTGTGTTTCATAACCTATACCTATTTGCAAGGTTTTCTTATGCCCTAAATAAGTATCTCTCATCATGTATGTTGGGTCTGACGAAAAGCCCAAAAACGTAGGTACAAACACAAATCTAAAAGAATATTTTAAATTGGGATTATCTGTTTGATAAGCGTTGCCAGGATTTGACAAAGACGTTTGATAATCGTATTTGCCTTGACCTACCATTGCATAGTACTTGAACATACCTTTTGCCAAATTACCCCAGATTGACACTCCCATATCCCTAAAAGCTGAAGTAACACCGGGCTCTCCTTTTATACCAGGTAAAGAACCATAACCAAGTGGGAAGAACGGGTTTATGAAAGAAAGTGCTGGAGTTTTAGGGTTGTCTTGATTTATGACATCATCTATAGGTCCTATACCGTATCCGTAATAACTTGGTATAACAAGCGTATAAAGACCAGATAATGATATTCTTGAAAATGGATCTCTAAACTCTCCAAAAGTTATATTAAAAGCGTTTGATGGTGTAAAGCCTATGTAAGCATCTTGTAAAACAGAGCTTTGTACGGTTCCTTGATGAGGTCTTGCGCTACCGTCAAATCCCAAAGCGTTGTTGTCTGCAAAATCAAAAAATGCACCAAATTGAATATACTTATTTACTTGGCCTTCTATACCAATTCTTGCATCCCTTACAGAGAAGTTTGTGGCGCTTTTAGTATTTTGAGAAACTTGACCATCAGATTGTGTCCATATTTGTGTCAAAAAGTTTAAACTTATGAAAGATGTTTTTGATTGCTTTAATACTATACCCTCTGTGGGTAAAAGAGGAAATATCCATGCTCCGTGTGCTATACTGGTAGCAAAAACGGCTGATAAAAGTATTTTGGCTTTTCTCATAGATCCTCCTATAGCTAAACTTCAAATAATATTAAGTTTTTTTCTTTTTTTTGTGTTAAGTTGTTCTAATAACGTTAATTTTTTATAATTATATTTATATATCAATATATTAGAATTAAATCTTTTATAATTTTTCGTTTAACTAGCGATATAATTTTTATAGGAGGTGTTTTATGAGAAAGTTCTTGATGGGTTTGTTGGTTTTTGGCGGTATGGCTATAGCACAGCCTTATTATGGTGATAACGTTAGCACTCAGAATCTTGGTGATTTTACATCGTATATGAAGCTTGATTATATGCATTTTACGGGTTCTCATATAAGTAGTTTTGATGGGCCTTATCTTGGTGTTGGTATAGATTGGAACTGTAGGCTTTTTAAAGTGGCTTACGGACAGTTAAAACCCTCTTTACAGCTTGGTACAGGTAGAGCTTACGGAGATGGTTCTCATCTTGATTTTTCAAATATAGAACTTAACATGAGATACCTATATCCTATAGGTCAAAATCTTTTTGCTGGTTTTGGTGCTGGTATAGGAGCAGCAGATGTAAAACTCCAAGGGATGTCCGCTGGTATGGTAGGTACTATGCAAGGCTCTGGAGAGCTTGATGTTAAGATATCTCCAAATATATACATAGGAGCTCAAGCAAAGTATCAGTTTGCCACCGAGTACAAAAACACTGGTATAAACCCTGATAACTATAGGCTTGGCATAAAACTTGGTATGTTGTTTTAAGCTTGAAAACTTTGTAAGAGATTCTATATTTTAAGTATGAAGCTTTTGATGATAGATAATTATGACTCTTTTACTTACAACTTGGTGCAGTATTTTAATATATTGGGTCAAGATGTAGAAGTTGTGAAAAACGACGAGATAAAACCAGAAGATATAAAAGATATGGACATAGACGCTATAGTGATATCTCCAGGACCTTGCTCTCCGAAAGAGGCGGGTATATCTGTAGGTGTGATAAAAATGTACAAAGATATATTTCCCATATTGGGGGTTTGCTTGGGACATCAAAGTATAGGATATGCTTTTGGAGCTAATATAATAAAAGCCAAAAGACTTATGCATGGAAAAACCTCTATGATATCTCATGATAACGAGGGTCTTTACAAAGGTTTACCAAATCCCTTTAAAGCGGTAAGATATCATTCGTTGGTGATAGATAAAAGTACGTTGACAGATGAGTTTGTTGTAGATGCTATGGCTGAAGATGGTGATATAATGGGCATAAGACATAAAACCCTTCCTATTTTTGGTGTGCAGTTTCATCCAGAGTCCATAGTTTCTGAGCACGGGTTTGATATACTAAAAAACTTTTTACAAAAAGCTAAATTGAGTTATAATAGAGTTTAAACGGATAGGAGGTTTGCATCATGAAAGGAGTTGCTCTTTTGTGGCTCACAACGCTGGTTTTAGTAGTGGCTGAAGTGGCTGGTGCTATTTTGTGGCATGGGCAAGAACACTCTACGGTTACATTTGGTTTTCTCATGGTGGTGGCTGCTGTTATAAACGGTATTTGGGCAGGATTGGTGGTACCTTTAGCAGCTAAAGACTAAAGCGTTTGGAAGAGTATTTTTTAGAAGTAAAAGACCTAAAGAAAAATTACAACGGTCTTGAGGCTTTAAAAGGCATAAGTTTTGAAGTAAAAAAAGGCGAGATTTTTGGTCTTCTTGGTACAAACGGTGCTGGGAAGACCACCACTATAAAAATAATAGCCGGTATAATACCATCCACTTCTGGTGAAGTAAAAATTCAAGGAAAATCTATAAAAGAAAATCCCATCAAGATAAAAAGCCAAATTGGCTATGTGCCTCAAGACATTTCTATAATACCTAACCTAAGCGCTTACGAAAATCTAAGGCTTATAGGAAAGCTTTACGGCGTTTCTAAAGATAGTGTAGAAAAGATGCTAAAAGCCGTTAATCTATGGGATAGAAAAGATTCTATGGTTCAAACGTTTTCTGGTGGTATGATAAGGAAGTTAGAGATTGCTATGGCGCTTTTGCACAGTCCAAAACTGCTTCTTTTAGATGAGCCAAGCGTAGGTCTTGATCCAAACTCTAAGCTTAGTATATGGAGTTTTTTAAAATCAAAAAAACAAGATATGGCAGTTTTAATCACTACCCACGATATGAACGAAGCTGAACGTATATGCGATAGAATAGCAATCATGAAAAAAGGGCAAATAGTGGCAAAAGGTACATTAGAAGAGCTAAGAGAACTCATTGGCGACAAAAATGCCTCTTTGGAAGAGATCTTTATTCAGCTTACCGGTGAGAATATCGAAGAAGATACCCAAGATATAAAATCTATAAGAAAAACAAGGAATATAGTCAAAAGGCTTAGTTAGATGTGGTTTTTGGCTTTTATAAGAGGAAGCTTTGTAATACTTGAAATAGAACTAAGAAAGATGATACGTCAAAAAGTAGATATAATAACGAGGGCTTTTCAACCACTTATTTGGATACTGCTTTTTGGCAATGTGTTTAAAAATATAAAGAGCATTCCCATAAAAGGCGATTACCTTTCTTTTATGACACCGGGTATTTTGGCTCAATCTGTGATGTTTGTTTCATTTTTTTATGGTATATCTTTAATATGGGACAAAGATCAAGGTCAGATAACGAGATTTTTAAGTGCTCCTATACCTTATTCTTCTATTACCACTGGCAAAGCTATTTTCTCTGGTGTTAGATCT
Proteins encoded in this region:
- a CDS encoding UbiA prenyltransferase family protein; translated protein: MDYNKLKIFFRLLRVKQYTKNLMLFIPIVFAREVFNKTLFLNTSLVFIGFCLIASSTYILNDIIDAPKDRLHPKKKNRPIAKGDISIKLASFIGISLFITGSIFVIRISMLAFAMSMVYVLNSFVYSFYFKKKQLFDVFFIAFGFLIRIYIGAFAAYVDVSPYLFLDMFFISLYLGFGKRRYELFTMEEKSEDFKEVLKYYSVYYLDQLMVISATLGLGIYTMYTLSIPSKIFFYSVIIATFGIFRYYHITHNLKSGEPSEELLNDKLILLSAIALVLYDGVILYFHF
- the soxB gene encoding thiosulfohydrolase SoxB, which produces MNLTRRDFLELLSVVGVGIATDPISAVAKVNKLTYDDLMSFRPVGKASIVFTTDTHGHMKPLYFREPANLVGPKNLAGTPGFIAGYEFLKFYGLKPDTLDCYFDTNVHFIELAHKYGIMGGVSHIARIIKDIVHERGRENTLILDNGDTLATSAITLFTKGKSMLDWMNLVGYDLFVGHWDFTLGKEEFLKRIKEFKGEFISQNIQDEFGELPFKPYVVKEIGGVKIGIVGNSFPYTPISNPAKFVEGWTFGINMDSMQKYVNELRDKHKVDVVILQSHDGLPLDIALTKYVHGIDIIISGHTHDITPKVLRYNNTYIVVAGSHGKFVGRIDLKASKGKLQDISFKLIPVATNIIKPDEDSEKLLKEVFAPYDEKLNTKIGTTSSLIYKRDTFYSTFDELANDAIMDYYHGIDIVFSPGYRWGATLLPGQDITINDVYDFTAITYPNVYVFKLKGSQIKSLLEDMADNVFNPNPIYQQGGDMPRLSKNVYYEIKINEPEGKRFQVIKINGKDLEPNKEYVAATYGGELYKIGTLVQDAKPIPAYELLINYIKSKRHIEINTNPRNLFKVLDEPYNYTTT
- a CDS encoding DsrE family protein, which produces MLKKGIVAFMMMSALALANPVKIVFDVHTGNDAKFQFIMNNLRNLTHNTGNNPKNLQLYLVFYGPAIKYMLNSLDNTPFAKDTNLANNLIDMQMQLQAYQQEGVVHFRVCHESLNAYHISPKDVVSFAKVIPAGILEIAKLEHEGYAYIRP
- a CDS encoding ATP-binding cassette domain-containing protein, producing the protein MEEYFLEVKDLKKNYNGLEALKGISFEVKKGEIFGLLGTNGAGKTTTIKIIAGIIPSTSGEVKIQGKSIKENPIKIKSQIGYVPQDISIIPNLSAYENLRLIGKLYGVSKDSVEKMLKAVNLWDRKDSMVQTFSGGMIRKLEIAMALLHSPKLLLLDEPSVGLDPNSKLSIWSFLKSKKQDMAVLITTHDMNEAERICDRIAIMKKGQIVAKGTLEELRELIGDKNASLEEIFIQLTGENIEEDTQDIKSIRKTRNIVKRLS
- a CDS encoding aminodeoxychorismate/anthranilate synthase component II, with translation MKLLMIDNYDSFTYNLVQYFNILGQDVEVVKNDEIKPEDIKDMDIDAIVISPGPCSPKEAGISVGVIKMYKDIFPILGVCLGHQSIGYAFGANIIKAKRLMHGKTSMISHDNEGLYKGLPNPFKAVRYHSLVIDKSTLTDEFVVDAMAEDGDIMGIRHKTLPIFGVQFHPESIVSEHGFDILKNFLQKAKLSYNRV
- a CDS encoding thioredoxin fold domain-containing protein, with the protein product MRKVILLLAIIPYIALGAWYNFKEGFNIAKAQDKPLMVYFYQDNCEDCKHLEMFTLSNQNVSKFMDNHFIVSSVDLNSNFGKALGRKLGVFGTPTSIFINPKSNTIIFKTFGDMNPKAFLKTLNYICLNAKKGGLSC
- a CDS encoding porin, with protein sequence MRKAKILLSAVFATSIAHGAWIFPLLPTEGIVLKQSKTSFISLNFLTQIWTQSDGQVSQNTKSATNFSVRDARIGIEGQVNKYIQFGAFFDFADNNALGFDGSARPHQGTVQSSVLQDAYIGFTPSNAFNITFGEFRDPFSRISLSGLYTLVIPSYYGYGIGPIDDVINQDNPKTPALSFINPFFPLGYGSLPGIKGEPGVTSAFRDMGVSIWGNLAKGMFKYYAMVGQGKYDYQTSLSNPGNAYQTDNPNLKYSFRFVFVPTFLGFSSDPTYMMRDTYLGHKKTLQIGIGYETQKRECNGLPTSNCQVPNPNNPSQNIIIPASSVTSKAYDIDIFYENKFGNFAPQFQAGYIVNKDLGFGDKYGNKPESDGYYLQTQWLYDRFVGIGKPALALRYESYTNKNVYAVSSSGTVSPNPNNILKAPNGSYQDGKIDNLSIYLNYYIANQSAKVSLGADFVNPNTVVKTAECVGGSPMSGGCGKSFVDYTLQLQLVY
- the soxZ gene encoding thiosulfate oxidation carrier complex protein SoxZ; amino-acid sequence: MSVPVIVRVIPNKPKKGDVAKLMFLVKHPMDPGTIKDPKTGKLIPANYITTIDISLNGQKIATIKNGPGVSSNPIFGLDFKAIEAGTVKMVFTDNHGKSFEHDFNLELS
- a CDS encoding DUF302 domain-containing protein, encoding MKKILFGVGLLIGVGLAYANPIYFKEEAPASYVKNLNKDFKLLYIFDIQKTMEAYDKNFIPYKVYIYNTKYTDKLLEKNPLIGNALPFSVLTYKENGKSYIVVPNIYYVGLLIGYDTKSLKTLKDIQNKILKDLKFNISKTSSYQSLALFVNMPYNMDFNDAKTFIKSSLESNDMTVPHQYQTKNVDILYSCNAKWGRYILSDFKDIGAFAPCRIVIYQKEGKTFVSYFNPEVVSSLDKNLKPSTLKAIDKLNGILKSSLSGF
- a CDS encoding thiosulfate oxidation carrier protein SoxY, translating into MLNRRELFKLGTGAWLGLTFAPLLEVPVLSLGAPATPQEDKKGLEKIEKSLQKVFGKSLKDVKQDPKVKLSAPTIAENGLHVPVSVEADYPIEDIKSLHIFVDENPDPHISHIELTPLSGKAFFQVPIRMAQSSYVRGIALLKDGSLIGDFKFTKVTVGGCG
- a CDS encoding tetratricopeptide repeat protein; this translates as MKKNIFFLFLISAFIVSSCSKKPFNNECMSKLYQGDFRLAVFEGHNELIKNPKDPAASLCLGIMSEINGDYQDAVVFLKNSLDNTKNITMMSEAESHLCKVFAMSGDINKASTHCQNAMKYNPTGDTLAIALESEGFLESAKNNYQKAIEYFDEALKHAKSDFIKSDIMALKGLAYYHIGNLDKAKSILEKAQKLAKKSKNHDARAIALLSLGEIARENKDYKDALTLLSEGYQEALEADDSYWESMAYAYLGFYYKDTGDPIKARAYIQGAIEYLNQIHADKEVQYLQSWLNGLQ